The following proteins are co-located in the Senegalia massiliensis genome:
- a CDS encoding indolepyruvate ferredoxin oxidoreductase subunit alpha, giving the protein MTTKINKKLVVNKDWCKGCGICVELCPKGVLTLENGVINIDNEDICIKCGLCELRCPDYAIYIKGDEEDGK; this is encoded by the coding sequence GTGACCACAAAAATTAATAAAAAATTAGTGGTAAATAAAGATTGGTGTAAAGGTTGTGGGATTTGTGTTGAGTTATGTCCCAAAGGTGTTTTAACTTTAGAAAATGGTGTGATTAACATAGATAATGAAGATATATGTATAAAATGTGGTTTATGTGAACTTAGGTGTCCTGATTACGCTATTTATATTAAAGGAGATGAAGAAGATGGAAAATAA